The following are encoded together in the Zingiber officinale cultivar Zhangliang chromosome 8A, Zo_v1.1, whole genome shotgun sequence genome:
- the LOC122010255 gene encoding malate dehydrogenase, mitochondrial-like: protein MRSFLVRSVESALRRGGASYGRRLFSSDAAPERKVAILGAAGGIGQPLALLMKLNPLVSSLSLYDIAGTPGVAADVSHINTRAQVAGYACEDQLGTALEGSDVVIIPAGVPRKPGMTRDDLFKINAGIVKSLCTAIAKYCPNAVVNMISNPVNSTVPIASEVFKKAGTYDEKKLFGVTTLDVVRAKTFYAGKAKVPVADVNVPVVGGHAGITILPLFSQATPVSNDLSHEDIKALTKRTQDGGTEVVEAKAGKGSATLSMAYAGAIFADACLKGLNGAPDIVECSFVQSSVTELPFFASKVKLGKNGVEEVFGLGSLSDYEKEGLENLKPELKASIEKGIKFAQEN from the exons ATGAGGAGCTTCCTGGTTAGATCTGTCGAGTCAGCGCTCAGACGTGGCGGAGCCTCCTATGGCCGCCGCCTCTTCTCCTCCGACGCCGCCCCTGAGCGCAAGGTCGCGATCCTCGGAGCTGCTGGTGGTATCGGCCAGCCCCTCGCCCTCCTCATGAAGCTCAATCCCCTCGTCTCCAGCCTCTCCCTCTACGATATCGCTGGCACCCCCGGCGTCGCCGCCGATGTCAGCCACATCAACACTCGCGCCCAA GTGGCGGGCTATGCGTGTGAGGATCAGCTTGGCACGGCTCTTGAGGGTTCCGATGTCGTGATCATCCCCGCTGGTGTGCCGCGGAAACCCGGCATGACTCGCGATGATCTCTTCAAAATCAACGCTGGCATCGTCAAGTCTCTCTGCACCGCCATAGCCAAGTACTGTCCTAAC GCTGTTGTTAATATGATAAGCAACCCAGTGAATTCAACTGTACCTATTGCGTCTGAGGTGTTCAAGAAGGCAGGAACATACGATGAGAAAAAACTGTTCGGCGTTACCACTCTTGATGTTGTCAGGGCTAAAACCTTCTATGCTGGGAAAGCTAAGGTTCCGGTGGCTG ATGTTAATGTTCCGGTTGTCGGTGGGCATGCTGGCATAACAATCTTGCCTCTGTTCTCTCAG GCAACTCCTGTTAGTAATGATTTGTCTCACGAGGATATCAAGGCTCTTACCAAAAGGACCCAGGATGGTGGGACGGAGGTTGTGGAGGCAAAAGCTGGAAAAGGCTCAGCAACTTTGTCAATGGC ATATGCAGGAGCCATTTTTGCAGATGCGTGCTTGAAGGGTCTTAATGGAGCTCCGGACATTGTTGAGTGTTCATTTGTGCAATCAAGTGTTACCGAGCTGCCATTTTTTGCATCTAAG GTGAAGCTGGGGAAGAATGGAGTGGAGGAAGTTTTTGGACTTGGCTCTCTGTCTGATTACGAGAAAGAGGGCTTGGAAAATCTGAAGCCTGAACTAAAAGCCTCAATCGAAAAGGGTATTAAGTTCGCACAGGAAAATTAA